The following are encoded in a window of Shewanella psychrotolerans genomic DNA:
- a CDS encoding prephenate dehydrogenase: protein MPHSQLIEQLKENLQVAYRQAIDADAKLDELQKAGHGKFSTIFTQDEGFNARSNRFGPYVQELANEMTLLPIEAETLAPALEKYVRKLGVLLQTLQAFKAQTK, encoded by the coding sequence ATGCCACATAGTCAACTAATAGAGCAACTGAAAGAAAATTTACAAGTCGCTTACCGTCAGGCTATCGATGCCGATGCTAAGCTCGATGAATTACAAAAAGCGGGTCATGGTAAGTTCAGCACCATCTTCACCCAAGATGAAGGATTTAATGCGCGTAGCAATCGTTTTGGCCCTTATGTTCAGGAACTCGCCAATGAGATGACGTTACTGCCAATCGAAGCGGAAACATTAGCGCCCGCACTAGAAAAATATGTTCGAAAACTCGGTGTATTACTGCAAACCTTGCAAGCATTTAAGGCACAAACAAAATAA
- a CDS encoding TraB/GumN family protein, translating into MATSRPRLLTIGMLLLTGILSLNVLAAPEDKPPFYKISYLGKQAYLLGSVHVGVADFYPMAPQIEAAFVEAGALAVEADTSKADVMGLIRQYGLTQVTADTKTQARVQRFCQNRAELCNQLQPYSPWMQAMQLSVMRFSALGYQAQWGVDQVLLGKNGVRPVIELESTEFQFQLMASFNANTQWEMVLDAIDAPDDEMQQLIKAWRGGDEAALDDLMQEQMLHDGDQALIDKMLWQRNEQMTTKILSLMTNQTTPSPLFVVVGAGHVVGDKGIPAKFSRIEGVKVQNCWQQDCK; encoded by the coding sequence ATGGCAACAAGTCGACCGCGATTATTAACCATAGGGATGTTACTGCTGACAGGGATATTGTCACTCAATGTGCTGGCAGCTCCTGAAGATAAACCTCCTTTTTATAAAATCAGTTATTTAGGCAAACAGGCCTACTTGTTGGGCTCAGTCCATGTTGGGGTGGCTGACTTTTACCCCATGGCGCCTCAGATTGAGGCAGCGTTTGTTGAGGCGGGCGCCTTGGCGGTTGAGGCGGATACCAGCAAGGCTGATGTCATGGGACTTATTCGCCAATATGGGCTGACTCAGGTGACGGCCGATACTAAGACTCAAGCGCGGGTGCAGCGCTTTTGTCAAAACCGCGCAGAGCTTTGCAATCAGCTGCAACCCTATTCGCCCTGGATGCAGGCGATGCAGCTGAGCGTGATGCGCTTTTCGGCGCTGGGATATCAGGCGCAGTGGGGTGTCGATCAGGTGTTACTGGGTAAGAATGGGGTGCGCCCAGTTATAGAACTGGAAAGTACAGAGTTTCAATTTCAGCTGATGGCGTCTTTTAATGCCAACACTCAGTGGGAGATGGTGCTTGATGCGATCGACGCGCCGGACGATGAGATGCAGCAGTTGATTAAGGCTTGGCGCGGTGGTGATGAAGCCGCTTTGGATGACTTGATGCAAGAACAGATGTTACACGATGGCGATCAAGCGCTTATCGATAAGATGCTCTGGCAACGTAACGAGCAGATGACGACCAAGATCCTGTCACTGATGACGAATCAGACCACGCCGTCACCCTTGTTTGTGGTGGTGGGAGCTGGTCATGTGGTGGGTGATAAGGGGATTCCTGCCAAATTTTCCCGTATTGAGGGCGTAAAGGTGCAAAACTGTTGGCAGCAAGACTGTAAGTAG
- a CDS encoding chemoreceptor glutamine deamidase CheD has translation MQAEATLLPVRPEFQAITRQWDTRHDAVVARVDPGSFYVTAHDELIFTRLGSCVAACIWDPLLGIGGLNHFLLPERQLHEDWHQLTSYSCRYGNWAMEQLINNILNLGGMRNRLKAKVFGGAQMTQTSVLNVGESNISFVKNYLMTEAIEIVSEDLGGPWPRKVLFHPNSGKVKLMRLSPDRITQMMSQEKHYLKQIVAQQDVHPVELFD, from the coding sequence ATGCAGGCTGAAGCGACCCTTCTCCCAGTACGCCCAGAGTTTCAGGCGATCACCCGCCAATGGGATACGCGTCATGACGCCGTGGTGGCCCGTGTCGATCCCGGCAGTTTCTACGTCACCGCCCACGATGAGTTAATCTTTACTCGTTTGGGGTCCTGTGTGGCCGCCTGTATCTGGGATCCTTTGTTGGGAATTGGCGGTTTAAACCACTTTCTGCTGCCGGAGCGTCAACTGCATGAAGATTGGCATCAGCTCACCAGTTATAGTTGTCGCTATGGTAACTGGGCGATGGAGCAGTTGATCAACAACATATTGAACTTGGGAGGGATGCGTAACCGACTGAAAGCCAAAGTGTTTGGCGGCGCGCAGATGACACAGACCAGTGTGCTCAACGTCGGTGAATCTAATATCAGCTTCGTTAAAAATTACCTCATGACAGAGGCGATAGAGATAGTGAGTGAAGATCTCGGTGGACCTTGGCCGCGTAAGGTGTTGTTTCACCCCAACAGCGGCAAGGTCAAGTTGATGCGCCTGTCACCAGATCGCATCACTCAGATGATGTCACAAGAGAAGCATTATCTTAAGCAAATTGTTGCTCAGCAAGACGTTCATCCTGTTGAATTGTTCGACTAA
- a CDS encoding methyltransferase, which produces MQDKNFDQLANKFAKNIYGTPKGEVRSAVLWRDLSQALSYFDDQKLHILDAGGGFGFFTQKLAKLGHKVTLCDISAEMLAIAKSQINDYETENQHQLEIELLHAPIQALNVEQHGQFDLVMCHAVAEWLSDAENTLSALTKLVKPTGLFSLMFYNKEAMRFHSLISGNFDYVAADFRVKKKVGLTPTHPLYIHDVKNWVSNWKMELVSESGVRVIHDYLKINQPPNFDFNQLIEMELKYSQLPPYIAFGRYVHFMTKWRSEI; this is translated from the coding sequence GTGCAAGACAAAAATTTTGATCAACTCGCCAATAAATTTGCAAAAAACATCTATGGAACCCCTAAAGGTGAGGTGCGTTCGGCCGTTCTATGGCGCGATCTAAGCCAAGCTTTGTCTTATTTTGACGATCAAAAACTCCATATTTTGGATGCTGGAGGTGGGTTTGGTTTTTTTACACAGAAGCTGGCAAAACTTGGGCATAAGGTAACCTTGTGTGATATCTCTGCCGAAATGCTTGCGATCGCCAAATCACAAATTAATGACTATGAAACCGAAAACCAACATCAACTTGAGATCGAATTACTCCACGCTCCGATCCAAGCGCTAAATGTTGAGCAGCATGGTCAATTTGATCTGGTGATGTGTCATGCGGTGGCCGAATGGTTAAGTGATGCCGAAAACACCTTGTCCGCACTCACCAAACTAGTCAAACCAACGGGGCTATTTTCCTTGATGTTCTATAACAAGGAAGCGATGCGCTTTCACAGTTTAATTTCGGGTAACTTCGACTATGTCGCAGCCGACTTTAGGGTTAAAAAGAAAGTGGGACTAACCCCGACTCATCCGCTTTATATTCACGATGTCAAAAACTGGGTCAGTAACTGGAAAATGGAGTTAGTCTCAGAGTCTGGCGTGCGGGTGATCCATGATTATCTAAAAATCAACCAACCACCTAACTTTGACTTTAATCAGTTAATAGAAATGGAGCTTAAATATTCTCAGTTGCCGCCTTATATCGCATTCGGACGTTATGTTCATTTCATGACGAAATGGCGTAGTGAAATTTAG
- a CDS encoding MaoC/PaaZ C-terminal domain-containing protein — protein sequence MPSLLSLYRKIFFGRKPGWDQQPLPHIRVTCPEVNVGAEKVHQYAKVCGFEFDGKALPMTYLYVMAFRLHATIFTHQALTFPLLGMIHLKNSITQYRQVGLSESFYLECGLTSSQMTDSGLEFTLVSKAFVGDELVWESLSTYLYRIENAGRRVRPPKASAMNWNDPVIWELSEDLGRRYAKASGDYNLIHLHPVLSKRFGFDRVLAHGMWSKARSIAQLMPHIGDRPCTVDVTFKLPLLMPAQVSFGVDTEHELGLTFELRDIKGRRPHLSGNVTFLD from the coding sequence ATGCCGTCGCTGTTGTCGCTTTATCGCAAGATCTTTTTTGGCCGTAAACCCGGTTGGGATCAGCAACCTTTGCCTCATATTCGTGTCACCTGTCCAGAGGTAAATGTTGGCGCCGAAAAGGTGCATCAGTACGCTAAAGTATGTGGGTTTGAGTTTGATGGTAAAGCATTACCAATGACTTATCTTTATGTGATGGCGTTTAGGTTACATGCGACTATTTTTACCCATCAGGCCCTCACGTTTCCACTGCTTGGGATGATTCACCTCAAAAACAGTATCACCCAATATCGTCAGGTTGGGCTAAGTGAGTCTTTCTATCTCGAATGTGGATTGACTAGCAGCCAGATGACCGACTCGGGGCTTGAGTTTACCTTAGTCTCTAAGGCGTTTGTTGGCGATGAGTTGGTGTGGGAGTCATTGTCCACTTACCTTTATCGTATCGAGAACGCTGGCCGTCGAGTCCGCCCACCTAAAGCGAGCGCGATGAATTGGAATGATCCTGTGATTTGGGAGTTAAGTGAAGATTTAGGCCGCCGCTATGCTAAGGCATCGGGTGACTATAATCTGATTCATTTACATCCAGTGTTGTCTAAGCGATTTGGTTTTGACCGAGTACTCGCTCATGGCATGTGGTCGAAAGCCCGCAGTATTGCGCAGCTCATGCCACATATTGGTGATAGGCCTTGTACCGTTGACGTCACATTTAAGTTGCCATTATTGATGCCTGCTCAAGTGAGTTTTGGCGTTGATACTGAGCATGAATTAGGACTGACCTTCGAGCTTAGAGATATCAAAGGGCGACGTCCTCATTTGAGCGGTAACGTAACATTCCTCGATTAG
- a CDS encoding aldo/keto reductase — protein MSQQSFTLSPFIAGFWRLDSWQQSPQQTLALIEHYLSLGVTCMDHADIYGEYSCENLFGRALALKPSLRQQMQIVTKCGIKPAFASTPDRYINYYDTSYQHILSSVDNSLRALQVEEIDLLLIHRPDPLMNADEVAQAFEQLYQTGKVKHFGVSNFTPSQFDLLQSRLERPLVTNQLEISPMQLSALHDGTLDHCQQYRCPPMAWSCLGGGGIFTGSSAQAIRLRETLTQIAKAHDTDDISQIIYAWVLALPSQPKPIIGSGNLDRISAAVTSKQIVLDKQEWFSIWQASTGHSVP, from the coding sequence ATGAGTCAGCAAAGCTTTACACTTTCCCCCTTTATCGCCGGTTTTTGGCGTCTCGATAGCTGGCAGCAATCGCCACAACAGACCCTGGCACTGATTGAACACTACCTCAGCCTAGGTGTGACCTGCATGGATCACGCCGACATCTATGGCGAATACAGCTGTGAAAACCTGTTTGGCCGTGCCCTGGCCCTCAAACCTTCACTAAGGCAACAGATGCAGATCGTCACCAAGTGCGGTATCAAGCCCGCCTTTGCCTCGACGCCCGATCGCTACATCAATTACTATGACACCAGCTACCAGCATATCCTCTCGAGCGTCGACAACTCACTGCGCGCCCTGCAGGTCGAGGAGATAGACCTGCTGTTGATCCACAGGCCCGATCCGCTAATGAACGCCGATGAAGTAGCGCAAGCATTTGAGCAACTTTACCAAACGGGCAAGGTTAAACATTTTGGGGTATCCAATTTTACGCCATCCCAATTCGACCTGTTGCAGTCTAGGCTGGAACGCCCTCTGGTAACAAACCAACTGGAGATCTCGCCGATGCAGTTGTCGGCATTGCATGATGGTACGTTAGATCATTGCCAACAATATCGCTGCCCCCCCATGGCGTGGTCTTGTCTTGGCGGCGGAGGAATATTTACAGGCTCTTCAGCCCAGGCCATTCGGCTGCGTGAGACGCTCACTCAAATAGCCAAAGCACATGATACCGACGATATCAGCCAGATTATCTACGCGTGGGTACTTGCCCTGCCGAGCCAGCCAAAACCTATCATAGGTAGCGGAAATCTCGACCGCATCAGTGCTGCCGTTACATCAAAACAGATCGTATTAGATAAACAGGAGTGGTTCAGCATCTGGCAAGCCTCTACTGGCCACAGCGTGCCATAG
- a CDS encoding formate--tetrahydrofolate ligase, producing MLTDIEISRQASLQPIENIAQAFGILPNELTPYGKTKAKVDLTITDRIKDNKQGKLVIVTAVTPTPFGEGKTVTSIGLTQGLQAIGKKSCACIRQPSMGPVFGIKGGAAGGGFAQVVPMESLNLHLTGDIHAVTSAHNLAAAAIDARLYHEQRLRAEEFSAQSGLTPLNIDPDNILWRRVVDQNERSLRKISIGLGDNNGPVHESGFDISAASELMAILALSHDLQDMRQRIGRIVLAQNLDGDYITAEDLCVAGAMTAIMSDAIAPTLMQTLSGAPCLIHAGPFANIAHGNSSIIADDIALKLADIVVTEGGFGSDMGFEKFCNIKARQSGKAPDAAVLVVTIKALKSHVSDESLSEMDKLAAGYANLSWHIANVSKYGLPVVVAINRFADDTEQELNWLRERALQEGVFACEICEAFAQGAEGAVDLAHAVVRATEQPNHFHHLYDTDQSIEAKLLTIAEAGYGASGIHLSDKAKSQLVQLQHQGYGKLALCIAKTPMSVSHDPKLKGAPQGFELPITELKLNAGAGFITALVGKVMTMPGLGIRPGYLNIDIDERGEITGLA from the coding sequence ATGCTGACTGACATCGAAATCTCACGCCAAGCCAGCTTACAACCCATAGAAAATATCGCCCAGGCTTTCGGGATCTTGCCCAATGAATTAACCCCTTACGGCAAGACTAAGGCCAAGGTCGATCTGACCATCACCGACAGAATCAAAGATAACAAACAAGGTAAGTTAGTGATAGTCACCGCGGTCACGCCGACCCCTTTTGGTGAAGGTAAAACCGTAACCAGTATCGGCCTTACTCAAGGCCTCCAAGCCATAGGTAAGAAAAGCTGTGCCTGTATTAGGCAGCCGAGTATGGGGCCTGTATTTGGCATTAAAGGTGGTGCGGCTGGTGGCGGATTCGCGCAAGTGGTGCCAATGGAGTCGTTAAACCTGCACCTCACTGGAGATATTCATGCCGTTACTAGCGCTCATAATCTTGCTGCGGCAGCAATAGATGCGCGTTTGTATCATGAACAACGTTTGCGCGCTGAGGAGTTTAGTGCTCAATCAGGTTTGACGCCGCTTAATATCGATCCCGATAACATATTGTGGCGCAGAGTTGTCGATCAAAATGAGCGTAGCTTACGTAAAATCTCAATCGGTTTAGGTGACAATAACGGTCCTGTACATGAAAGCGGATTTGATATCAGCGCTGCATCAGAGTTGATGGCTATTTTAGCGTTAAGCCATGATCTGCAGGATATGCGTCAAAGAATAGGACGTATAGTATTAGCGCAAAATCTTGACGGTGATTATATTACTGCCGAAGATTTATGCGTTGCGGGTGCGATGACAGCCATCATGAGTGATGCTATCGCGCCGACATTAATGCAAACCTTAAGCGGAGCTCCTTGTTTAATTCATGCTGGACCGTTTGCCAATATCGCCCATGGAAACTCTTCAATCATTGCCGATGATATCGCCTTGAAGCTGGCAGATATCGTGGTGACCGAGGGGGGCTTTGGCTCCGACATGGGCTTTGAGAAGTTTTGTAATATCAAGGCGCGTCAGTCGGGCAAGGCGCCGGACGCTGCCGTATTGGTGGTGACCATTAAGGCGCTAAAGTCACACGTCAGTGACGAAAGCTTAAGCGAGATGGATAAGCTTGCTGCCGGTTATGCCAACCTCAGCTGGCATATCGCCAATGTGAGTAAGTATGGTTTACCTGTCGTGGTGGCAATCAACCGATTTGCCGACGATACAGAGCAAGAGCTTAACTGGTTAAGGGAGCGCGCGCTGCAAGAGGGTGTGTTTGCCTGTGAGATCTGTGAGGCCTTTGCTCAAGGTGCCGAGGGCGCTGTGGACTTGGCACATGCGGTCGTGCGCGCCACCGAGCAGCCCAATCATTTCCATCATCTCTATGATACGGATCAGTCCATTGAAGCCAAGTTGCTGACCATTGCCGAGGCCGGTTATGGTGCCAGTGGCATTCATTTATCCGATAAGGCCAAGTCGCAGCTGGTTCAGTTGCAGCACCAAGGCTATGGCAAGCTGGCGCTTTGTATTGCCAAGACGCCTATGTCGGTTAGCCATGATCCTAAACTTAAGGGCGCGCCGCAAGGCTTTGAGTTGCCCATCACTGAACTTAAATTGAATGCCGGCGCCGGGTTTATCACGGCGTTAGTGGGTAAGGTAATGACTATGCCTGGTTTGGGGATCCGTCCCGGCTATCTGAATATCGATATCGATGAGCGCGGTGAGATAACCGGTCTGGCTTGA
- a CDS encoding mechanosensitive ion channel family protein, translated as MLRTLLIVYITLFSISVNLVNAEPLTPETTIASPIVELQQLESSINKDMKKLSSTNGEMKQFIEYRIKEHANQFHNKLKALMSDKDLDKTALLPLVKEHFAFINQVGDYYAQDIEVFKAKLGKNDDLNIMFSLVNRERERDDILRAKYETLTWLETLGEDVTVIKAKLTDNLLARSDMLNSLVHFTQDKLKNAVDDAATAGKDVTSEQTTLITKLKERISLTSASLSVAIDLLDKLEQDTSSLKQTLFSISGDITQDVLNIDVASNLLEQWWDTAKNQAIDNGPGMMFKVFIFVLILFLASLAGKAVQRIIKKTVSNSKLKFSHLLQDFFISLSGKIVFALGLMIALSQLGFELGPLLAGFGVAGVIIGFALQDTLSNFASGMMILIYRPYDVGDLINAAGVTGRVSQMSLVSTTIKTLDNQRLIIPNNKIWGDTINNITVEHQRRVDMTFGIGYGDDIEKAETVLRGIVDKHPKVLKQPEPTVKLHLLGESSVDFVVRPWVKPEDYWDVYWDVTREVKMRFDQEKISIPFPQRDVHIYQTDK; from the coding sequence ATGTTGCGCACACTATTAATAGTGTATATCACCCTATTTAGTATCAGTGTTAACCTCGTTAACGCTGAACCTCTGACGCCCGAAACCACTATTGCTTCCCCCATAGTAGAGTTGCAACAGTTAGAAAGCTCTATTAACAAGGATATGAAGAAGCTATCTAGCACTAACGGCGAAATGAAGCAATTTATTGAATATCGTATCAAAGAGCATGCTAACCAGTTCCATAACAAGCTAAAAGCGCTCATGTCTGATAAAGATTTAGATAAAACAGCATTGCTTCCTTTAGTGAAAGAGCACTTCGCCTTTATTAATCAGGTCGGTGACTACTATGCGCAGGATATTGAGGTATTTAAAGCCAAGCTAGGTAAAAATGACGACTTAAATATCATGTTTAGTCTAGTAAATAGAGAAAGAGAACGTGATGATATCTTACGCGCTAAATACGAAACCCTTACTTGGCTAGAAACCTTAGGTGAAGATGTTACCGTCATTAAAGCAAAGCTAACGGATAATCTGCTAGCCCGCTCTGATATGCTAAATAGCTTGGTGCATTTCACTCAAGATAAGTTAAAAAATGCGGTAGATGATGCTGCGACTGCAGGTAAAGATGTCACTAGCGAGCAAACAACACTCATTACCAAGTTAAAAGAACGGATATCGCTTACCAGCGCCAGTTTATCTGTTGCGATTGATTTGCTTGATAAACTAGAACAAGATACCTCGTCCCTCAAACAAACTTTATTCAGTATCTCGGGAGATATCACCCAAGATGTGCTCAATATTGATGTAGCAAGTAATCTGCTAGAGCAGTGGTGGGATACCGCGAAAAACCAAGCCATAGACAATGGCCCAGGTATGATGTTTAAGGTATTTATCTTTGTGCTTATCCTCTTTTTAGCCAGCTTAGCGGGTAAAGCGGTGCAGCGTATCATCAAGAAAACGGTCAGTAACTCTAAACTTAAATTCAGTCACTTGCTCCAAGACTTTTTTATATCTCTTTCAGGGAAAATCGTTTTCGCCCTTGGATTAATGATCGCACTATCTCAACTCGGTTTCGAGTTAGGCCCACTGCTAGCTGGTTTTGGTGTGGCTGGTGTCATCATTGGTTTTGCCTTGCAAGATACCTTATCTAATTTTGCTTCCGGTATGATGATCTTAATCTACCGCCCCTATGATGTCGGCGATCTCATTAATGCCGCCGGCGTGACGGGTAGGGTTAGCCAGATGAGCTTGGTATCAACCACTATCAAAACCTTAGATAATCAGCGCCTTATTATTCCAAACAATAAAATTTGGGGCGACACCATCAATAACATCACTGTAGAGCACCAACGCCGTGTCGATATGACATTTGGTATTGGTTATGGCGATGACATAGAGAAGGCCGAAACTGTGCTGCGTGGCATAGTGGATAAGCATCCTAAAGTACTCAAGCAGCCTGAGCCAACGGTGAAGTTACACCTGCTTGGCGAGTCCTCGGTGGACTTTGTGGTGCGCCCTTGGGTGAAACCGGAAGATTATTGGGATGTTTACTGGGATGTAACTCGCGAAGTGAAAATGCGCTTCGATCAAGAAAAGATCTCGATTCCATTCCCACAGCGAGATGTCCATATCTATCAGACAGACAAATAA
- a CDS encoding ABC-type zinc uptake system zinc chaperone yields the protein MKRSATGVAIWLSAILFCLSVAAPAHSLEHFDDGAKTHCTLCIQKVQLNSLLPISDFSFTLPQLAVESYVELVTSTSSVHVSYFQSRAPPSRL from the coding sequence ATGAAAAGATCAGCAACAGGAGTGGCAATATGGCTTAGTGCCATACTGTTTTGCTTATCTGTTGCTGCGCCTGCCCATAGCTTAGAACACTTCGATGACGGTGCTAAAACCCATTGCACCCTCTGTATTCAAAAAGTTCAGCTTAATAGTCTACTGCCTATTAGCGACTTCAGCTTTACTCTTCCGCAACTCGCTGTTGAATCCTATGTTGAACTCGTCACCTCAACATCGAGTGTTCATGTTAGCTATTTCCAAAGCCGCGCTCCTCCCAGTCGTTTGTAA
- a CDS encoding metal ABC transporter solute-binding protein, Zn/Mn family, whose protein sequence is MRINSKFIKASCAAIALTMASGAQAKLNIFACEPEYAALAKELAPDAKIYSATTAMQDPHQVQARPSLIAKMRQADLAVCAGADLEVGWLPMLQMKSANAKVRSTEKGLFFAAEHIDTLDKLDNVDRSMGDVHAKGNPHLHFDPERLLLVANALSSKLVQLDPDSKAEYEAALADFSTRWKAAISQWQVMAAPLKGKKVIGYHTSFRYLYNWLGIEQVGDLEPKPGLPPSTSHLADLQNRAKQGDVMAITVASYQDERGANWLGERTQLPVQVLPMSVGGNDDSQDLFSLYQSVITLLLNLNK, encoded by the coding sequence GTGCGCATCAATTCTAAATTTATTAAAGCCAGTTGCGCTGCTATTGCGTTAACGATGGCGAGTGGAGCACAAGCTAAATTAAACATTTTTGCCTGTGAGCCTGAATACGCAGCGTTAGCGAAGGAGTTAGCTCCCGATGCTAAAATTTATTCGGCAACGACAGCGATGCAAGATCCACATCAAGTGCAGGCGAGACCGAGTCTAATTGCTAAAATGCGTCAAGCAGATTTGGCCGTGTGTGCCGGTGCCGATCTTGAGGTGGGTTGGTTGCCTATGCTGCAAATGAAGTCGGCTAACGCTAAGGTGCGCTCAACCGAGAAGGGACTGTTTTTCGCCGCTGAGCATATTGATACGCTTGATAAGCTAGACAATGTCGACCGCAGCATGGGCGATGTGCATGCGAAGGGGAATCCCCATTTGCATTTCGATCCTGAGCGCTTACTCTTGGTAGCAAACGCACTAAGCAGTAAATTGGTGCAATTGGATCCCGATTCGAAAGCTGAATATGAAGCGGCGTTAGCCGATTTTTCAACACGTTGGAAAGCCGCTATATCTCAGTGGCAGGTCATGGCTGCACCGTTAAAGGGTAAAAAAGTAATCGGATATCATACGAGTTTTCGTTACCTGTATAACTGGTTAGGGATTGAGCAAGTAGGCGATCTTGAACCAAAGCCAGGCCTTCCGCCAAGCACTAGCCATCTAGCCGATTTACAGAATCGAGCTAAACAAGGTGATGTTATGGCGATCACTGTCGCGTCTTATCAGGATGAGCGTGGTGCCAATTGGCTTGGTGAACGTACACAATTGCCTGTGCAAGTGTTGCCTATGTCGGTCGGGGGAAATGATGATAGCCAAGATCTGTTTTCTCTTTACCAAAGTGTCATTACGTTATTGTTAAACCTTAATAAATAG
- a CDS encoding metal ABC transporter permease: MFDLDLLSILLPAFAAGILVLSTHVLLGSQVLKRGIIFIDLAIAQVAALGAIIAHTNHDIEHIPYATVWMPALFALMGAGFIAWLSKRMSDELEAIIGCFYVLSAVAAMLMLSNDPHGAEMLKQLMSGQILWVNWSQLLFPAIISLLVLAIIAFKPTLLDGVAFYLLFALVITLSVELVGVYLVFSSLILPALAVNKYAGKGKWGLAYMVGFIGYAVGLVLSATFDLPSGAAIVATLALSTVLFRFLLPLLFKKSSVGKVEFNS, from the coding sequence ATGTTTGATTTAGACCTGTTATCGATTTTGCTACCTGCTTTTGCTGCAGGAATATTGGTGCTATCGACCCATGTATTACTCGGCAGCCAAGTACTCAAGCGTGGCATTATCTTTATCGATTTGGCCATTGCACAAGTTGCAGCCTTAGGTGCCATCATAGCCCATACGAATCATGACATAGAGCATATTCCTTATGCCACAGTATGGATGCCTGCGTTATTTGCTTTAATGGGGGCAGGGTTTATTGCTTGGTTATCTAAGCGCATGTCCGATGAATTAGAAGCAATTATTGGTTGTTTCTATGTGTTATCTGCGGTGGCGGCAATGTTGATGCTATCCAATGATCCTCATGGCGCAGAGATGTTAAAGCAGTTAATGTCGGGGCAAATTTTGTGGGTAAATTGGTCACAATTGCTGTTTCCTGCCATTATTTCATTGTTGGTATTAGCCATTATTGCATTTAAACCGACACTGCTTGATGGTGTTGCTTTCTATCTGCTGTTTGCGTTAGTTATCACTTTGTCTGTTGAGTTAGTCGGTGTTTACTTAGTGTTTAGTTCGCTGATTTTACCTGCGTTAGCGGTCAACAAATATGCTGGTAAGGGGAAGTGGGGGCTGGCCTATATGGTGGGCTTTATCGGTTATGCTGTAGGACTCGTTTTATCGGCCACATTTGATCTGCCTAGCGGTGCGGCTATCGTTGCAACTCTTGCGTTGAGCACAGTGTTATTTCGTTTTCTTCTGCCGCTGCTTTTTAAGAAAAGTTCAGTTGGGAAGGTAGAGTTTAATTCGTAA
- a CDS encoding 1-acylglycerol-3-phosphate O-acyltransferase: protein MLLILRSLILAIMLLLAFVFGGLYCLLRPRHRDNVHLFAKIFSWAAPVLGVKVVLRKAKFETTEPCIYLANHQNNFDMFTHTAAVPKGTVSLGKKSLAWIPFFGQIYWLSGNILIDRKNRNRAFETMAETAKKIKEKCLSIWIFPEGTRSRGKGLLPFKSGAFHTAIEAGVAMVPVLASNQEHIKLNRWNNGVVIIEMMEPIETKGLAKTQVKELSTRIHAMMSEKLAQLNHEAMTLMAKKAV from the coding sequence GTGCTGTTAATCCTCAGATCATTGATCTTGGCTATTATGTTGCTATTGGCATTTGTCTTTGGTGGGCTCTATTGTCTGCTTAGGCCTCGTCATCGTGATAACGTACATCTGTTTGCTAAAATATTTTCGTGGGCAGCGCCTGTGTTAGGGGTGAAAGTCGTACTGCGTAAAGCTAAATTTGAGACAACAGAGCCTTGTATCTATTTAGCGAATCATCAAAATAACTTTGATATGTTTACCCATACGGCAGCAGTGCCGAAGGGAACGGTGAGTTTGGGCAAAAAAAGCCTAGCGTGGATCCCATTTTTTGGGCAGATCTATTGGTTGTCGGGTAATATTCTTATTGACCGTAAAAATCGTAATCGAGCGTTTGAGACCATGGCGGAAACGGCTAAGAAGATCAAAGAGAAATGCCTGTCGATATGGATTTTCCCCGAGGGAACTCGTTCTCGAGGAAAAGGTTTATTGCCATTTAAATCGGGTGCATTTCATACGGCGATAGAAGCCGGTGTTGCTATGGTGCCTGTGCTAGCCTCAAATCAAGAACATATTAAGCTTAATCGTTGGAATAATGGCGTGGTGATCATTGAGATGATGGAACCCATAGAGACCAAAGGTTTGGCTAAAACACAAGTTAAAGAGCTTTCGACGCGCATCCATGCCATGATGTCGGAAAAGTTAGCCCAGTTAAACCATGAAGCCATGACGCTTATGGCGAAGAAAGCCGTTTAA